The Deltaproteobacteria bacterium genome contains a region encoding:
- a CDS encoding GNAT family N-acetyltransferase: MNQVHIRDARPSDRGAIEAVTLSAYQEYATLMSAHWEGYRQNIVATLAAVEPAAQLVAECAGEIVGAVLLYPPGAVIAAPGSATFTLTAPEVRLLAVAPAARGRAVGAALMNECVRRARRSGATAMTLHTTDVMQAAVRIYERMGFLRAPELDFSPAPGATVNGYRLSLEATLP; encoded by the coding sequence ATGAACCAAGTTCACATTCGCGATGCACGTCCGAGCGATCGCGGTGCGATCGAGGCGGTCACGCTGTCTGCCTACCAGGAGTACGCCACCTTGATGTCGGCGCATTGGGAAGGCTACCGGCAGAACATCGTAGCGACTCTTGCGGCCGTCGAGCCCGCAGCGCAACTCGTTGCGGAATGCGCGGGCGAGATCGTCGGCGCGGTCCTGCTCTATCCGCCGGGAGCTGTGATCGCCGCCCCAGGGAGCGCAACCTTCACTCTGACCGCGCCGGAGGTGCGTCTGTTGGCTGTCGCACCCGCGGCGCGCGGACGAGCGGTTGGCGCCGCGTTGATGAACGAGTGCGTGCGGCGCGCGCGGCGGTCCGGCGCGACGGCGATGACGCTGCATACGACCGATGTCATGCAGGCCGCTGTCCGGATCTACGAGCGGATGGGTTTTCTGCGCGCTCCCGAGCTGGATTTCAGCCCAGCTCCCGGTGCGACCGTCAACGGCTATCGTCTGAGCCTGGAGGCGACCCTTCCATGA